Part of the Lolium perenne chloroplast, complete genome genome is shown below.
ATTGCAAAGGTAATAACTACTATGCCAGCCCAAATCATGATCTTCACCAACTTGGATTTGGTTCTCTCGCGAAAATCGCGAGTTGCAGAGATGAGAACCATGAAAAGCAAGATCCCGAATAAGAAAACAGAAACCGAGGAAACCACAAGAGTGAAGACTAGTAGAGTCTCGTCTTTTGCCATTCTTTGCTCCTTTTTCACTCAATGATTCATTCTAATTTCCCGACCAAAAATTCTATATCTCTATTCTATGATATTTCTATATATATATAGAATATGATATCTAATATGACACCCGATTTGTCAAAGGGATTGGATTGGTGACTTACCCATTCAGTGACTTTGGCACTGGACGTTCCAAAAACGGGTACTATCGGATCGGGTGAATTAGAGAATAGACAGAGGTCCGTTGGCATTTCAGCCTTTCTTCTCCTTTCAGGGCCTATCCGAAAGAGAATCCAGTACCTCTTGGTCCTGAATATCAGAATAGGACGAACGAACCGGACCCCGCGGATATCTTTGCTTCGGAACAAAACAAAACCCTGCAATCAAATAGATTGTCCCAAGGGCGCCATATTCTAGGAGCCCAAGTTATGCTATTGAAAATTAGTTCCTCTAGCAGTTCCGGTTTGAGCATTCCGTTCCCTTTTTCAAACTCCACTTCTTTTCATATAGCAATCCCTGATCAAAGAGAGAACAATATCCATTTCAAAACATTTCTAACGGATTCCTTGGTTCGGACCGACGAAGTAATGGCACTCGATTATTATCAACCTGGCTGCAATCTTTTTCTGTCGGTAAGGATTGCACCAGAGCACCTTCTACTTCTAATAGGCCATGAACTATAGATAGAGAAGAATCATTCTGAGCGAGTACATAAGAAGCGATCCACTTTTTTTCATCGGTTCCAGGCCAGGGGAAGACCAAAGATCTTGCGCGGCAGGTCCGCCAGAAAAACGAAAAAGAGAAAGAAGTCTCGTTAATCTATTCATGCTCGTTCCAAGTTCGAAGTACCTTTTCTTTTGGCCAAAGAAAAACCCGCTTCCTGACACGATTGCCTCTTTATATAGATAGATTCGATGGGGTTATTACTTATAAGTCTATTTTGTACAAGAGCCCCTCCTATCTGATAGAAAAGGGTCCCATGATCCCGAGCCGATCTTACCTTGGCTCGCAAACCCCAAGTTTGTCTATGAAGAGCTAATCTAATTGTATTTTTTTTTTAATGGATTTCTTATGTGGAATACTAATGGATAGGGCCTCGTTGCTAAGTGTTACAAGATCTAGTGCACTGGAACTCGTGGTTATGGACCCGAATCCTTTAGTATGCAACATTGTCTTTTCCAAGTAAAAACCCCTAGTATATGAAAGAATGAAAAGGTGCTTTCGTTCTTGTGGAATAAGAAGCCCTCGTACCTTACTGAAAGGAAAATCGTAATTTTTCGTTAGGTATTTGACCAAATAGGATCGTCCAGTTCCTATAGAACCTATCACTAAAATACCCGATAGGGCTAAGCGGAACGAAAAGGGTTTTCCATGAGTAAGTGATTGTCTGATAATGAGCAAGGAATATAGGTCTTTCTGCTAAAGGGGATCTATTAAACTCATAATTCATTGGATCCTTGTTATCAATGCCAACTAGGTATCATAAGTAAATGGATCCCGGTTGTTCAATCCTTTGATAACCAAGGTCATTCTTTGCTAAAGAGAAATGATCACTATGAGTCAGATTCAATAGAATTGGATCCATTCCAAATAGCAAGAATTAGGATTCTTGATCCCTCTCAATCTCTCTTTCAATTCGAGGATCCAGAGAGGTGTTTTCATAGTCATCTCCTAATATTTTCGATTTCATTTTTCTATGATATGCCTTTCTATATGAAAATTTGTTATTTACGATGTACGATGATCCCTGTTAAGCATCCATGGCTGAATGGTTAAAGCGCCCAACTCATAATTGGTAAATTTGCGGGTTCAATTCCTGCTGGATGCACGCGAACGGGAACGTTCCATAAGTCTATTGGAACTGGTTCTCTATCCATGGAATCTCATCCATCATCCATACATAACGAATTGGTATGGTATATTCATACCATAACATAAGAACAATAAGAACTCGAATTCTTATCGATACTGGAACTCAGAGCATAGGAGGGAAAGTCGATTTATGGATGGAATCAAATACGCAGTATTTACAGAAAAAAGTCTTCGTTTATTGGGAAAGAATCAATATACTTTTAATGTCGAATCGGGATTCACTAAGACAGAAATAAAGCATTGGGTCGAACTCTTCTTTGGTGTTAAGGTAGTAGCTGTGAATAGCCATCGACTACCTGGAAAGGGTAGAAGAATAGGACCTATTCTGGGACATACAATGCATTACAGACGTATGATCATTACCCTTCAACCGGGTTATTCTATTCCACTTCTAGATAGAGAAAAAAACTAAAGGAGAATACTTAATAATACGGCGAAACATTTATACAAAACACCTATCCCGAGCACACGCAAGGGAACCGTAGACAGGCAAGTGAAATCCAATCCACGAAATAATTTGATCCATGGACGACACCGTTGTGGTAAAGGTCGTAATTCCAGAGGAATCATTACCGCAAGGCATAGAGGGGGAGGTCATAAGCGCCTATACCGTAAAATAGATTTTAGACGGAATCAAAAAGACATATCTGGTAGAATCGTAACCATAGAATACGACCCTAATCGAAATGCATACATTTGTCTCATACACTATGGGGATGGTGAGAAGAGATATATTTTACATCCCAGAGGGGCTATAATTGGAGATACTATTGTTTCTGGTACAAAAGTTCCTATATCAATGGGAAATGCCCTACCTTTGAGTGCGGTTTGAACTATTGATTTACGTAATTGGAAGTAACCAATTAGGTTTACGACGAAACCTAGAAATCGA
Proteins encoded:
- the rpl23 gene encoding ribosomal protein L23; amino-acid sequence: MDGIKYAVFTEKSLRLLGKNQYTFNVESGFTKTEIKHWVELFFGVKVVAVNSHRLPGKGRRIGPILGHTMHYRRMIITLQPGYSIPLLDREKN